In the Pleurodeles waltl isolate 20211129_DDA chromosome 3_1, aPleWal1.hap1.20221129, whole genome shotgun sequence genome, CTCGTTGCCAATATGTAGTGTACGAATCCGCTACTTTCAGTAAGTTTAAAAGAGGTATTTATTCAAATACAAGTAAAAGTGCCCACCAGACACATCTCCTCATGTGGGACTCTCAGAGCAACTGTCACTATTCACTGTTGCTCGGAATCTCGCACATTGACAGATTCGAATGTACCCATTAGCTTGTGATAGCACGCGCCCATGAATACATTCTAAACACATATAACACGCTGGTATAGAACAGGAGGTATAGGATTCTCGCTATATTATGATAAATTTCCCACTAGTGGAGAAACTCTTATCCCACCCAAGCGAACTACAGAGATTTGAAGAATTAAACAGAAAACCACATGCCCGTCTaattggtatcaaactgatttgGATGCCCAACTGCAAAACAAAGCTTCTAAATATATGCAAAATACATGAATGGTCTAAACTGGTAAAAGAAGGGCCTCATTGGAGAACTATACAGGAAGAAGGTGGAGATGGGATGAGATGTGGACTACAACTAGAACTGTCTACTTTAAAACCCTAGAAGAGGATTCAAATTCTGGCCTcgactcaacattctgtgattctgagcaaaccaTTTAACTTACTTGTGCTAAATAAAGAGGTATCTGATTCTCGTATAAAGAACCGCTGGGTCAATTCACGCATTAAGGACCGTCACATATGAGATAGGGTGTAATTTCTAAAAAATGATCTCTTGACATGGATGCAACTGTCTTATTTCACTCATAATAAAGTGCCACTCAAAGTGTCACACGGAAGGCTTGCAAGGTGACACGTAAACACGCTACACACAtgggaatgtcacacataagcaaactgaaaacttggcatCTATGGCCATTAACACTGAAAATGCCAATTGCCCTCAGATTGcggcgacctattggctttgttaatgcttgtttaatttgcTTTCAAGCATGCTGCAGAGCAGGAGCGCTGCTGCTAAACAAAACATACACTGACAAAGGCAACCAACCGCAGCTGCCAGAGCTTCTCGGACAGTCGTAACCCAATGGAATTCTCAGAAGAGGCGAGGCGCGTCCCGTCATTATTGCTCCATCTGATGACGCAGCTTGTGCTTTGACCACAATTCGAGTAGAGCAGCCGAATGAGTGCAACTCAGGAAAAGGCGTGTCCGAGTCGTTTGGATTGCCCAATTGGATGCCCCAGCGCTTTGTGAAGGGGCGGTCCGTTGCCCTGGAGACGCATGTGAGTCAGAGTCCCATTGTATATAATGGCCAGGCaagacccactgaaaccagaaagcCGGGAGCGGAGGAGCAAGCGGTGGTTTGGTGCAGGAATAGCAAAGGCACCCATGGGGCAAAGCGACCGTGTCAATGCAGTCTAAGGTGAGTTTGGGTTAAAAGGGAGGGGTGCGAAGAGGCTCGAGTGTAGGCTTGGAATGGGACTGGGATGAAGAGGGATGACGGTTGATGAAGTGTATGGCATAGGTGAGAAGGCAACAGGAGCTGTGAAAGATGACTGGGAAGTGAGGGCGGCTGGAGGCGTGAAGAGCGTGTGAGAGGGCAACTGTGGGGTTGCCATTTACTTCACGCCGGAAGAGCACTTTTTATTTCGTTGTTCACATTAAGACACTTGTGCTTTCTAGAACTTGCATTCTCTTTGCTTGAATTGAACAAAGTAGACCACTGTCACCGAGGACAATAACTTGCAAAGGTCCGAACTCGATGCACGGTTTCTGAGTTGGAGTGAAATGGCAGCGCGAGACTACTAGGGGCACAGCTTTGAATGGGGGCACCTGCAGATCTGAGGAGTTTGCGTATGCTGAAAGGAATGTTTCATTAGTAGACCGAGGGGTGTGAGGCGTGGCTGGATAGTGTTGACATTTCAGAACTGGTCACTCCAGTGAGAGAAGGATGAGTCTACTGAACGTGTGGCACTCGCCTGATGATATTTTACTGACATTCTATTTCTTCCTGCAGGAAGTACAACGCACCATCCGTGGTGTCTGCCTTCACACCTCTGGGTGCGGCAAGGTGTCAGAGTTCACTGCTGAGCCCCCCTGGGACCAAGGCTGAGTCACGCTCCTCAAGGTGAGTGGGGCCACTAGGCCTTGTTACGTGAGAAGGGTGAGTGATACCCAGCAGGTGTGGTTGATTCTGATACTGACAGGCTCGAATGAAAGACTACCTATAGCAGTTCATTCCGATGTTAGTAAACTTAATGTATGCGTTGCTTTATTTTCTGCCTCAGAATGGGTTGTTAACGCAAGACATAATTCCTTTCGCTGCTGTAAAGTACTAACTCTCATGGGTAGGAGACAGTTGGAGCAACATGCTTCCTCTATTCTTCAGTGCGAGTCTGCTAGGTGTAAGGCTTCTGGCGTTGACTTTAGCTCGCTGAATTGGTTGTCTGCCCTCAGGGTTCCCCTGTCCTGTGGCCATGGCTGCCAGACGTGCTACTCAAGCACAATGTGAAATTAAAGCTGAGGGCACCTGCTGATTGAACTAAGCCTGTAATGGGTTCTCGGAGAGGAAGTATGGAGACATTAGGTACACTTGAATGGAGGGAACATGGCTGGTAGCGAGTACTTTAGATGCTTCTGAATGGGTGCTGCGGCTTTCAGGGAGGAATCAATGTCTGTTCTGAACCCTCTCTTCTCTCTGTTTTGCAGTTTGTTGCATACTTAAAACCTCCACACTAGAGATAGATTTTTGATTGTCCTGCCGGAGGCACAATCTGTGCTCCATTATGGTTCCGTTCATCAATGACTCAGACTTCGTTATGCTGGAGGAGGGCTTTGTGGCCCGGGATCTTATAGACCGCATGATCAGCGAAGTCTCCGATACAGTAAGTGTTTGCATTCTAGTGAAGATCCCACTTCCTCTTCTGGGATGGGATGGCCTTGAGAGGAGGTATTTTAGTTCTACCCTTCACACCCCACTTCAAGCACCTTACTTTGGCTCAAGCACTCTTGTCTGCCCCCCACTCCCGGTTCTTGGGTTTGTTGATATTGATAACTTGCCTGGCACCCCATGGAAATTGCTCCTTGTGTCTGTATGTCATCTTCACCTCAACAAGAGTGAGGTGGGGCTTGTGTACTCAAGAGAGTACTTGTTTTTATCCCCTGAAACAGATTTTTATTGGCTACCATCCCCCGAGGTACAGTCTTGTATTTACCTGACAAGTATCCCCTTACACATTCTTTACCCCACCCCTGGGAGGTATGCCGCGCCACTAGTGACTTTTAACATGTGTCCTGGTGGGGTATAGTGTGTTTGGCTGACACATCTcataatttaaatatgtttttcccGCTTTCCAGGATGACAAAGATGCCTTTTTTGTGGTCGACCTGGGGGACGTGGTGAAAAAACATCTTCGCTTCTTGAAGGCGCTGCCTCGTGTGAAGCCTTTCTATGCTGTTAAGTGTAACAGCAGTCGAGGGGTTGTGCAGACCCTGGCGGAGCTAGGAGCCGGGTTCGACTGTGCCAGTAAGGTAATGTGTGGGTACGACTTCAGGGACCTTCACATGCTCTTTATGGGTGGGTCAGGCTTATACTGTCCCGGGTACAGGACCTGttttattttaatgcatttttttaacaaCCCAATGTTACAGTTCTTAAAACATCTGTAGAGGGATTACGGGTTTGAAAATCAGTACAGAATGTAAAGTaagcaagacttttttttttttggggggggggaaagggggatcATCTTTCTAGGATTTTGCAACATTGTAAGAGCGAACACTAACAGAAATGCCAAGCTGTATTAGTCCAAAATAAACACTAGTACGCATTCAGTGGAAATCATGGAAGAATTTTTAGATATTATGGCTCAGACTCTCCTGGAAGTCACACAACGAAGGACAGCAAGTAAAGTTGTTGCGCAAAGGAAAGAGCGCAGAATAGGGTCATATCTACTAAGGATTGGcgttttcctgctctctcccttccaTACTTTAGGCAACCATGCACCAACGCAGACACCGTTGCACAAGGCTAGTTGGGGGCTGCATTGTCCGAAGCATCGTTTTTGTACTGGATGGTGTCCTTTCCAATACAATAACTATGCCTTAAGGCATTTTCCActctgcatgtgtgctgtacaaagcagcacacatgcaaattatggaaaaggagaaataaaaacatttctccttgttaggccTGTGTCAAGGAGGCTCGGTATTTTGGCCAAATCCCTGTCTGCAGGCCTTTGTAGATAGGGGTTTGCTTCAAAGCCCAGGGGTGGTTGGATGGAGACGCCTATGCAGCACCCATCGAAtggatgcaaagtaacacaagacaTGGCTCTGTGTATCTTTGGGTTAGAattcaacacaaattgtgatttgctCATATCTCTCGCATCTGCTGTTATGAGTACTCTTATTGTAGTGCTGTGTTCTTATCTAGAAGTCTCTCTAGTGGTGGATTTGCTCCCGCTATTTAGTGTGAAGTGTCGCTAGTTATCCTTTAGGTTTCAGTGAATGTGCATTGTTGCTGGGGAAACAGTACCATTTTCTCAACTAACTACAACTAGTTTTCAGCAGACCTTAAGCTTCACAGCACTCACTTTTTGCACAAGAGACACAGCACTCGCTCTCCATCCAGTTACTTGCCTTCTGCTTCTTACACAGACATGAAGCTCTGTTTGATTAGGTGTCTCTCTATCCACAGACAGAAATCGAGCTGGTTCAAAGCGTAGGTGTTCCAGCTTGCCGGATCATCTATGCCAACCCCTGCAAACAGATCAATCAAATTAAGTACGCAGCCAGAAATGGAGTCCGCTTGATGACCTTTGACAATGAAGTTGAGTTAGCCAAGGTTGCCCGGACTCATCCTAATAGCAGGTAACATTGGTGTTTTGTGAGGGATATGCTAGTGCATTGCCCATTCTGGTATATCAGCCTGTGGTATGTTTGTACTCATTAATCTGAATCTGTATTTATTAAAGTATTTTGAATTCAGGCACTCTGGGTCTCCTCTTCAGGATGCCTTGTGATCAGATTGTTAGTTGTTAAACTCAAAGGCTGCCTTTTTAACTTTGTTAGGATGGTTCTCCGTATAACCACTGATGACTCCAAAGCTTCTGGGCGTCTGAGTGTGAAGTTTGGTGCTCCTCTCAAGGCCTGCAGGCACCTCCTGGAAGTGGCCAAGACTCTGAACGTGGAGGTTGTTGGAGTGAGGTAAGAACCAGGTCTCTTTGGGTCTGTCTCATCAAGCATGCTAAACGATACCAGGATAGAGAAGAACGTTGAATGCCCAGCACACTACTCCTGGGTTTGTCTTTGTTGGATTTGTAGTAAGAAGATTGTCAAATAGTTTGTGATGATTTTCTATGGCTATTATTGCACCCACTGCTAAAGCCACAGCTGGCGCATATTTTCCGTAGGCTTACGATTTGCCCTAGAGCTGCCAACAGTTGGAGCATCCATGATATGAGCCTTTCTCCTTGAACTGTTACGAGGACTTTCCTGGAAATTGACTGGCGGAACAGAGTAAGGCACGCTCTAGCTTTTGGCTTCATTAAACTGGCAGCGAACCACTTCACATACCTAGTCATTGTTACTCATTGCGCCTTGAAAAAGTTCTAGAATGTATTACAAGCCTCTGCAAAACACGTGCCGACTATGGCTCtattagtggcaacaaaaaaacaaactaagaaaatcATTACAAACTGATTCAACGATCTATTTCTTTCGACAAATCTAAAGACTTCTTTCATTTCAATCGAGACCTGGACagtgagcgccccccccccccccagtggaatGCACAGCAAAGAAGCCCtcctcaattattttattttttatgatgtACAAGCAATTTGAGAGGGTGGGCTTATGTAAAGACCTCTTCCATTCCTTTTTGCAGTACTGTCAATAGTAAGGCGGTAGCATGAGCAATGACACTAAAAGGGTGGTATTTTTTACTCTTCAGCTTCCATGTAGGTACCGGTTGCACTGACCCCCAGACCTTTTCTCAGGCCATCGCTGATGCCCGATTGGTCTTCTCTATGGCGGAAGAGCTTGGCTTCAAGATGCAGGTTCTAGATATTGGTGGTGGATTCCCTGGGACAGAGGATGCCAAGGTCCACTTTGAAGAGGTATGAATGGTTCAGATTATGTATGGTACTTTGAGGgcctgtggagggtgtgtgtggtgtgtgtgtgtgtgtttttttttttttttttttttttttaaatgctgtgttTTTATGAACTCTGTGACGTCCTTCACCTGCAGGTAACTTAACTGGTGCCAGGGTCTAGCTGTCTCGAACCCAGGTGGAATATGTCCAGCTTCAAATACATGCAGATTAAAGTTAAAAATGCGGTGTTTTATCTAATgttccccctccctccttcccatcAGATTGCAGCTGTGATAAACCCTGCCTTGGACATGTATTTCCCTGAAGGCTGCGGAGTGGATATCATTGCAGAGCCCGGACGGTACTACGTTGCATCGGCTTTCACCTTGGCTGTCAGTATTATAGCCAAGAAGGAAGTACCCCTGGAGCAGCCTGGCTCTGAATGTGAGTTTACAGTGTAGACCGGATTGGGATTTGGACAGGGGGTAGCTTTGAGTGATAGCACAGCGGTGCACATGTGGTATGGAAGAGATATCACTGAGAGACCATTAATCCCCTGCCACCCTCCCAAGTGGGAAGTCCACATTCAGGGTGAactctgtgtgggtgtgtctgcatgGTTTCAGCTAAGCCAACTTGTGCCACTGCTTTATGTCAGTGTCTGCTTTGAGCGACCCAACATTTCCTGGTGTGTCATCTTATGGCAGTGCTTGCACCCACAGTGCTTCTCCACCTCACCCCCTGTTGTAGAAACCTGGCTGTGGGATCTCGGTCGACTTGCTCTTGTGCCATtcaacccctacccctaccccccttaTGGAGGACATAGGAGCTGGAGGACCTTTCTCTCACCGACTTTGTCTCTCTCCAGATGACGAGCATTGTAGCAACAGGAGCTTCATGTACTACCTTAACGATGGGGTGTATGGATCCTTCAACTGCATCTTCTTTGACCACGCCCGACCTAAACCCATCCTGCACAAGGCAAGTCGTACTCCGGATATGTGCCCCTACAATAAATGCACAACTCTGTTTTTCTCGTCTAATTGACTTTTAAGTACCAATCACTGCTCTTATTCGTGTGAATTAAAGCTGGCACAACAGTTGCAGAGTTTTTAGAGAATATACATAgtgcccttctgttttttttttttttcatttactcgCAAACACTAGACATCAAGGTCGGCTGGGACAGAAAATATGCCCAGGCACCAAACTAAAGTGCCCCCCCTTAGCGAAACTGATAGCTACAAAAAAATGGCCCACATTTGCAACTATAGCTTTGAAtttgtaaagacacgctgtatggaagactgcatgtatttgtgtttgctACAGGCAGTGTTTGTGGTAAAATCAGGAAATCTGTAACACCAGACAACcaaaacaggcccacatacctccaaAAAACAGCTCACGTACCTATTCATCCTACCAGTGTGACCCTCCAACACATCCTATCGTAGGCCTGGCTCGGCAGGCTTAAATGTGGAGAGATCCTGGCATGCTCTGGAAGGCTGTTGGGCACCACTTCGTAAATGCCAGTAGGCCAGGGCTGAGTGAGGCTTATGCCAAACACTGATAATTGACTGA is a window encoding:
- the LOC138284530 gene encoding antizyme inhibitor 2-like, with translation MVPFINDSDFVMLEEGFVARDLIDRMISEVSDTDDKDAFFVVDLGDVVKKHLRFLKALPRVKPFYAVKCNSSRGVVQTLAELGAGFDCASKTEIELVQSVGVPACRIIYANPCKQINQIKYAARNGVRLMTFDNEVELAKVARTHPNSRMVLRITTDDSKASGRLSVKFGAPLKACRHLLEVAKTLNVEVVGVSFHVGTGCTDPQTFSQAIADARLVFSMAEELGFKMQVLDIGGGFPGTEDAKVHFEEIAAVINPALDMYFPEGCGVDIIAEPGRYYVASAFTLAVSIIAKKEVPLEQPGSEYDEHCSNRSFMYYLNDGVYGSFNCIFFDHARPKPILHKKPSPDQPWHSSSLWGPTCDGLDLIAEHLELPELQVGDWLIFDNMGAYTVAASSTFNGFQQSQIHYAMPRVDWDVVQLFQEGLLQPEAEDLESFRTQLSCGSEISSCLRVAPFFQTTGII